The following proteins are encoded in a genomic region of Montipora foliosa isolate CH-2021 chromosome 8, ASM3666993v2, whole genome shotgun sequence:
- the LOC137968990 gene encoding histone acetyltransferase type B catalytic subunit-like, which produces MDIQMVDQVLARYKCDSNTAVRFKLVQCQNDVFDKGKEFHPTFSHQFFGDNETIFGYSNLEVQLYYHSGSLLTYMGMKHDGEVNKNVIDGVQPDPVLSVIAEKYPAGCTTTLDEFIAKLPEEDKFMPMGELLHSYKGNDVEYEIYKADVTTPRLKDYHEKLQTFLLWFIDASSYIDPDDERWRFFLLFEKRKEAGNTHYSIVGYMTVYQYYAYPDMIRPRISQMLILPPFQKQGHGVQLLQTVDKFYIKDPQVLDITVEDPSYDFMRLRDYVDALRCRDLPAFAPENLRSGFNNKMAEQARKELKITKVQCRRVYEILRLRVTDLSSAKEYKSYRLEVKNRLNVPFQKEKADIEKLKLLLKPEELTATATLQSTHERMQHLDQMYQELEAHYKKTIERMAAA; this is translated from the exons ATGGACA TTCAGATGGTGGACCAGGTTTTAGCTCGCTACAAATGTGATTCAAACACAGCTGTTCGGTTCAAACTTG TTCAGTGTCAGAACGATGTGTTTGACAAAGGAAAAGAGTTTCACCCCACATTTTCTCATCAGTTCTTTGGAGATAA tGAAACCATCTTTGGGTACAGCAACTTGGAAGTGCAG TTGTATTACCATAGTGGTAGTCTGTTGACCTACATGGGTATGAAACATGATGGGGAAGTGAACAAGAATGTTATAGATGGAGTACAG CCTGATCCTGTTTTGAGTGTCATTGCGGAGAAATATCCTGCTG GCTGCACGACAACATTAGATGAGTTTATTGCAAAACTTCCAGAAGAAGACAAATTCATGCCAATGGGAGAGTTGCTTCATTCATACAAAGGCAATGATGTTGAATATGAAATATACAAG GCTGATGTTACTACTCCAAGGTTGAAGGATTATCATGAAAAACTGCAAACATTTTTGTTGTGGTTCATTGATGCCTCCTCGTACATTG ACCCTGATGATGAGAGGTGGCGATTCTTCCTTTT atttgaaaaaagaaaagaggctGGCAACACACATTACAGCATAGTGGGTTACATGACAGTTTATCAGTATTATGCCTACCCAGACATGATTCGACCTCGTATCAG TCAAATGTTAATTCTTCCTCCCTTTCAAAAGCAAGGCCATGGAG TTCAATTACTCCAAACTGTGGATAAATTCTACATCAAGGATCCACAAGTCTTGGACATAACAG TTGAGGATCCTTCTTATGACTTCATGCGATTGCGGGACTATGTGGATGCCTTGAGATGCAGAGATCTCCCTGCATTTGCACCAGAAAATCTCCGTAGTGGCTTCAATAATAAGATGGCAGAACAAGCTCGCAAGGAACTAAAAATAACCAAG GTTCAGTGTAGGAGGGTTTATGAAATTCTGCGCCTCCGTGTCACTGATCTCAGCAGTGCTAAGGAATACAAGTCTTACCGGCTTGAAGTAAAGAACAGACTCAATGTTCCTTTTCAG AAAGAAAAGGCAGATATAGAAAAGCTAAAGCTTCTATTAAAGCCTGAAGAATTGACAGCAACAGCCACATTGCAATCAACACACGAACGAATGCAACACCTTGATCAAATGTACCAAGAGCTGGAGGCTCATTACAAGAAAACTATTGAAAGAATGGCTGCTGCTTAG
- the LOC137968991 gene encoding uncharacterized protein gives MSLSGEPDTAELSSATTQRENDSGTTEVNMATVLQGLQTTLAQLAKNSELQTEAIQNLKEDILLCSGDEDTEDTPALDDDRRDNALDIAATLAHVLDSSDNNNTTSVKSPESGSQSALVESLTQAFTKSKVTSPAIEGKIAELIDNMLIGGLSAETVKERVEKHPPPENCKFLAVTMVNEEIWDLLPRKSRAVDLAFQRVQEPLLQGISALTNLAGKLVKDVHDGKTPNTRDVLNHVMDTVAMLGNTNWKLNMKRRELIKPELNPPYTRLCKEDIAVSTKLFGDDLPKHLKDMSEAKKAGQQMQKPYSNSSNRGAVHSQKRNFSRFKPYHYERTRSSGNKSTNRQPFLGQGRPSTPFRKKQSASNNNTNNKT, from the coding sequence ATGTCTTTGTCAGGAGAACCCGACACGGCGGAATTATCCAGTGCAACAACCCAGCGAGAAAACGATAGCGGAACGACAGAGGTCAACATGGCGACGGTCTTGCAAGGTCTTCAGACGACGCTGGCACAACTCGCCAAGAACTCGGAGCTACAGAcagaagccattcagaatttgAAGGAGGACATTCTTCTCTGCTCTGGCGACGAAGATACTGAGGATACCCCTGCGTTGGATGACGATAGGAGAGACAATGCGCTAGATATAGCGGCCACTCTCGCCCATGTGCTCGACTCGAGCGACAACAACAACACGACCTCTGTGAAGAGCCCTGAATCAGGGTCTCAGAGTGCATTGGTAGAAAGCCTGACCCAGGCGTTTACCAAATCTAAAGTCACTTCCCCTGCAATTGAAGGCAAGATTGCCGAATTAATTGATAATATGCTTATCGGGGGACTATCGGCCGAAACGGTCAAGGAAAGAGTGGAGAAACACCCACCACCAGAAAACTGCAAATTTTTGGCAGTGACTATGGTAAATGAAGAAATCTGGGATTTGTTGCCCAGAAAAAGCCGAGCTGTGGATCTGGCTTTCCAGCGGGTGCAGGAGCCCTTGCTGCAAGGAATATCGGCCTTGACCAACTTGGCGGGAAAATTGGTGAAAGACGTCCATGATGGCAAAACGCCAAACACTCGGGACGTGCTAAATCATGTGATGGATACTGTCGCAATGCTCGGAAACACAAATTGGAAGCTCAACATGAAGCGACGAGAATTGATTAAGCCTGAGCTTAATCCCCCATACACACGTCTATGCAAAGAGGACATAGCTGTGTCTACAAAATTGTTTGGAGACGATTTACCCAAACACTTAAAAGATATGTCCGAAGCTAAAAAAGCAGGACAGCAGATGCAAAAACCTTATTCCAACAGTTCCAATCGGGGTGCAGTGCACTCgcaaaaaaggaattttagtAGATTCAAGCCTTACCATTATGAGAGGACACGAAGCTCTGGCAACAAATCAACCAACCGCCAGCCTTTTTTGGGGCAAGGCCGCCCATCAACACCGTTCCGGAAAAAGCAGTCAGccagcaacaacaacaccaacaacaaaaCTTAG